One window of Psychrobacillus sp. FSL H8-0483 genomic DNA carries:
- a CDS encoding GNAT family N-acetyltransferase, producing the protein MITEIVVEELVETDKESVRKLLVDSYQQYENGFDDPKFWEHYLEDIIASVDNTDVDKILVARDDKEILGTVQLFETAEKAYSGQTVEIYAPFIRLLGVHPNARGRGVAQKLLNACVDYAKQKEAKSIYLFTGDPMVKAIRLYEYFGFVRDLEEENKLGGMGAKCYRFDLN; encoded by the coding sequence ATGATTACGGAAATCGTGGTAGAAGAACTAGTAGAAACAGATAAAGAAAGCGTTCGGAAATTATTAGTGGATAGTTATCAACAATATGAAAATGGTTTTGACGATCCGAAATTTTGGGAGCACTACTTAGAAGATATCATTGCTTCCGTTGATAATACAGATGTAGATAAAATATTAGTTGCGAGAGACGATAAGGAAATTTTAGGGACTGTACAGCTTTTTGAAACGGCAGAAAAAGCATATTCAGGGCAGACAGTTGAAATTTATGCACCCTTCATTCGATTATTGGGCGTTCATCCGAATGCAAGAGGACGTGGCGTTGCACAAAAACTATTAAATGCTTGTGTAGACTATGCGAAACAAAAAGAGGCGAAAAGTATCTATTTGTTTACGGGAGATCCAATGGTAAAAGCCATTCGATTATATGAATATTTTGGCTTTGTAAGAGATTTAGAAGAAGAAAATAAACTCGGTGGTATGGGAGCCAAATGCTATCGATTTGACTTGAACTAG
- the tlp gene encoding small acid-soluble spore protein Tlp produces the protein MTKNNSKPDDRSDNVEKLQDMVKNTIGNMEAAEETMICTDGNEREAIRQKNERRKESLEGFRKEILDEAAARKKGNSLN, from the coding sequence ATGACCAAAAATAATTCAAAGCCCGATGATCGATCAGATAATGTGGAAAAGCTTCAAGATATGGTGAAAAATACAATTGGAAATATGGAAGCGGCTGAAGAAACAATGATATGTACGGATGGTAATGAACGAGAGGCAATCAGACAGAAAAATGAACGTCGAAAAGAGAGTCTCGAAGGTTTTCGTAAAGAAATTTTAGATGAGGCCGCAGCGCGAAAAAAAGGTAACTCTCTAAATTAG
- a CDS encoding response regulator, whose amino-acid sequence MLKAVIVDNEKLVLDLLKWQLEETEKIKIVGEFTKPSIALKEIPFIQPDVVFLDIEMPGMNGIELGTKLLEINNKTDIVFVTAYDQYAIDAFKLNAIHYILKPADKESINETVQRILHNKSNFRDSVSSKRTRIELLGDIKILINEEEIRIKWTTVKVEELFSILMIYRNIGLEKWKIIELLWPQAIWEKGEQNLYSTIYRLKKIMNDEGIDATIENVKSRYFLHLNDISCDIDELDSIINKNLLTSDSMTTELQKVLTLYKGDLFGDRLYTWSEEIRDSYRTKINQYQKGYRGYGSEQKVFIP is encoded by the coding sequence ATGCTAAAAGCAGTCATTGTTGACAATGAAAAATTAGTCCTTGATCTTTTAAAGTGGCAACTAGAGGAAACCGAAAAAATAAAGATTGTTGGAGAATTCACCAAACCATCCATAGCTTTAAAGGAAATTCCTTTCATACAACCCGATGTCGTTTTTTTAGATATAGAGATGCCTGGTATGAATGGTATTGAACTTGGTACTAAACTACTGGAAATAAATAATAAAACAGATATTGTTTTTGTCACTGCATATGATCAGTATGCAATTGATGCCTTTAAACTTAATGCTATTCACTATATTTTAAAGCCCGCAGATAAAGAATCAATTAACGAAACGGTTCAACGCATATTACATAACAAAAGCAATTTTAGAGATAGTGTTAGTTCTAAAAGAACTAGAATTGAACTACTTGGTGATATAAAGATTTTGATCAATGAAGAAGAGATAAGAATTAAGTGGACAACAGTAAAAGTAGAAGAGTTATTTTCCATCTTAATGATATACAGAAATATAGGTTTGGAAAAATGGAAAATAATAGAATTATTATGGCCGCAAGCAATATGGGAAAAGGGAGAGCAAAACCTTTATTCAACCATATATCGTCTGAAAAAAATTATGAATGATGAGGGGATTGATGCAACTATTGAAAATGTAAAAAGTAGATATTTTTTACATTTAAATGATATAAGTTGTGATATAGACGAATTAGATAGTATTATCAATAAAAATTTACTAACTTCTGATAGTATGACTACTGAACTGCAAAAGGTGCTTACACTATACAAGGGAGACCTTTTCGGAGACAGACTTTACACATGGTCAGAAGAAATAAGAGATAGTTATAGAACTAAGATTAACCAATATCAAAAAGGTTACAGAGGATATGGATCCGAACAAAAAGTATTTATTCCTTAG